Proteins from one Ipomoea triloba cultivar NCNSP0323 chromosome 1, ASM357664v1 genomic window:
- the LOC116016568 gene encoding FCS-Like Zinc finger 8-like, with protein sequence MADNIDGSLLSPTGNNRKPTSFFSSSKLFTSFSGKNLGEAEVMMSPTSILDTKPFGSFINPFWNDTKSPKRESRVNLGSKGVGLGLVDALIDEKSESKQLNSTSRMVVFGSQLKIQIPSVVSAASSPSSPSDFGIKTRNSQWGSFSAKKSPFGSPESGLENPNSSGSVHSCLSASKMELSEDYTCVISYGPNPRTTHIFDDCIVESCFGVARYSEPKKGNRSMSYPSQNFLSFCHTCKNNLGLGKDIYMYRGEKAFCSSDCRDREMMLEEEGMQISEFEEEEGYDVFTS encoded by the exons ATGGCAGACAATATAGATGGTTCTTTGCTATCTCCCACAGGGAACAATAGAAAGCCCACTTCATTTTTCAGTTCTTCAAAGTTGTTTACTAGTTTTTCTGGGAAAAATTTGGGTGAGGCTGAGGTTATGATGAGCCCAACTTCTATACTTGATACTAAACCCTTTGGATCTTTCATAAACCCATTTTGGAATGACACAAAATCCCCCAAAAGAGAGAGTAGAGTGAATTTGGGGTCAAAGGGTGTAGGTCTAGGCCTAGTTGATGCTCTGATTGATGAGAAATCTGAGTCAAAACAGTTAAACAGTACAAGTAGAATGGTTGTTTTTGGGTCACAGTTGAAGATTCAGATCCCATCTGTTGTTTCTGCAGCTAGTTCACCATCATCCCCTAGTGATTTTGGGATCAAGACCAGGAATTCCCAGTGGGGTTCTTTTTCGGCCAAGAAATCGCCATTTGGATCCCCAGAATCTGGGCTGGAAAACCCGAACTCATCGGGTTCAGTTCATAGCTGCCTCTCTGCTAGTAAGATGGAGCTCTCAGAGGACTATACTTGCGTGATCTCGTATGGCCCAAATCCAAGAACCACTCATATATTTGACGATTGCATTGTTGAGAGTTGCTTTGGTGTTGCTAGGTATTCTGAACCGAAGAAGGGGAACCGCTCGATGAGCTATCCTTCTCAGAATTTTCTCAGCTTCTGTCACACTTGCAAGAACAACCTTGGACTAGGCAAAGATATTTACATGTACAG GGGGGAGAAGGCATTCTGCAGCAGTGATTGCAGGGACAGAGAAATGATGTTGGAAGAGGAAGGAATGCAAATTTCagaatttgaagaagaagaaggctaTGATGTTTTTACTTCTTGA